The Anas platyrhynchos isolate ZD024472 breed Pekin duck chromosome 6, IASCAAS_PekinDuck_T2T, whole genome shotgun sequence sequence ttccctgtcattggGCATACAACTAGCTACATTTAGATGTCATAAATGCATTAATAAAATCATGATGAGTTATACCACCTATTAACCAGAGGTTAATTTTGAGCCcctttagaaaaggaaaactttgttCTTATAGAATCTAGAGCTGaacaaagaaatgcaagcaTCCACTTTCAGAATTAATGCTATAAGGATTAAAGTCATGAGCAGTTTGCATTTTCATTCATCTTTGAAAAGAGATGGGCAAGGAAACCCTGTTACCAGTGTGTCTGCTGCAGGAAACTGGACATGGTAATTGGGGAAGGCCAGTTGCATGCATGGTATTTAATTTATGATGTATTTAATTTATGGTAAGTGGAAAACGCTTTAATAGTATCTTGAAATTTAACAGCATCCTAGAGGTAGAGAACCCTGCAGTTAAAAGATgctaatttttttcaaaagaaaccactaaaagaatgaaaaagcataGCTTCACGTTTAAAAGGCACcaaagaatttaagaaaaatctgaaagctTTGTTTAATGAAGTTCAGAACCTTACAGGTTAGCAGCAGTTTTTTATGCCCCTCTCCACAATCAAAAGAATTGCTGGTGTGTTGGTTATGAGGAATTCCACTAGTCACTCATAGCTCAGTACAGAAGTACTCAGGTACTGTCAAAAGGGTATTTTTTCTTACCACTAGGAATGACCCTCAAGGTTTCATTCCATCATTGCCCCCTCTCCGAAAGGCTTTCATCGTGAAACTTGTGTTCCATAAAGCTTCTGCAACAGTACTCATCCAGAGGGAATTGTTataatgttatatatatttaaccaACATCTGTcttaaattaggaaaaaaaaaatccctgaagttgaaatgaaaatatagtGGAGAAGCAGGACTGTCCTCCTGCACTGCAGTCTTGATGCTTGAAATAGAATAACATGCAACTTGTGCATAAGTAACACTGCAGGCTACCACTGGCAACACACAGAACTATCCATAGGAACCATGCAAGACAAAGAAGGTGGTAAAGATTTTCTTCTATTGAATGCATCTGAACCAGCTACAattttaaaggaggaaaaaaaaataattttggtaaAAATCAGAAAGCTTTTGATTCTGTACTATCCTAGATCTTCTATCTTCTGTGCATCAAAAATGTCTGGAAAACCAATACCAAAAGTCTCTTCCAGAGGTacgctaaaaaaaaatattagcttATTTTAACGAATATAGCAAAGAAACGGCAACTACTCACAAAATAGTCATCGtgggatggtttgggttggaagggacatcagagattatctaattccaaccccctgccatgggcagagacacctcccactagtCCTTACACATACAGTAACTAGATCAGTGTGTTCCTTCATCAGCTCCTCTTAGCTGCAGCAAAATTTTACCCAATTGCAGCAAGAGTGGAAAAATAACACCAAAAACATCTCTAGTTGTGCATGCTGCATCACTGACAGTGCCCTGAAACTGCAAATAACTTGCataataattttgatttttagtttttaaataaacatagtACTTCCTATTGAGGCCCGCTGCTTAGGCAATCGCTTTTCCATGGCTTAGTCATCCAGCATTAAACGAGGTGCCTGCAAGATATGTTTTGAcaggtgctgctgagctgttTAGTTGAGGCAGTTTCAAGTCATGTCTACTATTTGCTTTTAGTGGTTCCAGAATGGAATTTTTTCTACTGAAGTACTTAGTATGGCACAACCAGAAATAACTCCTTTGTGCTTATAATACTCAGAGGTGCAAACACAATTAAGTATCCAGAGCATATGAATAACTGGCAAGAACAAAGAGGCCATGTGCCTTCAAACTTGGACGTAGGGGGAGGCTGTGATCTAATGATATAGTCTACCCCTGTTTACAGAATATTCCATAGCACATAAGACTTTTTTCACTTGCAGTAATGTTTTATTTGCACACACCTTTTCACTGTTGCCTTTCTGGAAAGCTAGCTATATTACTTGAGTTCTTGAATAAGCCCTAAAAACAAAGCCCACCTTAAATTTCCATGAATTAATAAAGCAGAAGGATCTTGAATAGTTGAAATACAGGGCAACCTTTGGcacaaatatttctatttttttacaGCGCATTCAAATAGAGCAGCCTGCTAAACAGCCGTGAAGAAAAGTCTTGGCCTCAACATCTACAAGAACTGAACCTATTTGATAAGGAATGCTAGTTTCTGATTTCCCAGATTATGCCAAGATTTACTGAGAAAGGTTTCAGTGAGAATCTTTCCCAAAATCACAGTAAGTGTGTGCGAGTAGGAGGAAAAAACATGCCTTTTGCAATCAACAGGGCTAAAATATGGCAGTTCAGATACTGAGAGGCTCTGCGCTGATGAGGATGATGTGCTGCCAGATACAGTGGTGTAGTCTCTGTGCATACAAGAAGAGTATGTATTCATACAAGAAGAGTATGTATTTACATCACGAAGTTAAATTTCAAAGAGCACGTACAGTTTCTTGAAGCATTTGAATTACCACCATCACCCCGTAAAGAAGTAGAAACAAGTAAGCTGCCAATAAGTCACGTTAATTGAAGAGTCAAAAGGTGTCAGTTCAGGGAAACTGATTTAGAAGTAAGCAAGGTGTTAATAGCTAAATTTCTCCAGTGTTAAAAGAAATTAAGCCATTTAGATTAAAGTAGACAATTAGCACTGCATTGCCTTaatgttttttaacactgcatTACCTTAATGGTTTCAGGTTATCTTAAATACTGCCTGCATTAAGTTCTGTTTTGTTGACAATACTGTAAATAGAATTGATCCTGTCTCAAGGCAGTGGGATGGATTATGTTGTTGTTTCAGTCCCAGCCACAACCATTTTCTAATATATTGCTGTTTACATATCCATAACTACAGACAAGAAAACTTTCAGTAAGATTTATTCATTCACaggctgaaattaaaaatttgaGAAAACCCAGTACAAAGGCTAGTTTCCATAAACAGCTCTTCTCTTAAGCTTTCTAATGCGTTTAGTTAACTGTCACAACTGCCACCTCAATCAAATAGCCCCACACAGACCTACGTTTtgggagaaaaacaggaagaaaattaagattATAGATAACACTCATGCCAAAACAGAACGACCTCCAATTTAAATGCCATTTCTCAAACTGCATGAGAGGAAATGAATACTCAACTATTTGGGGGGCTTAAATATTAAGTTCTGTGTTACACTGTATAGAACAGAAGAGTGTCTTTGCAAGGATGCAGAGTAAAGAAGCTGTTGATGAGGACAATTGTTAAGACTTTCAGAATTTCAGGATTTCCTAGCTTTGACCTATGATGAGATTGCATACATTCTTCTGTTATTCCTCCCCaatgtacttttaaaagaagtttttaaaaagaagttttgaCCACAGTTGCCTACTAGAACAGAATTCCAAAGCCAGCCATGTTAGTGAAACTAGCATTTATACTTAAAAGCAGGAAGCAGTAATTGTTAGCACTGCATTTCTGATGAGAGCATAGCCTTAGTGattcagtaaataaatttaatcctagttcttcaaaaaagaaaactagaaTAGCAAACCACACGGACGTAGAACATCAGACATAGGGTTCCAAAGGACTCCCAGTTATCTccatcagttaaaaaaaaaacaaaacaaaaaaaacaagaccacCATGCGAAGGACACAGTTATCTGTTGTTAAAAACTCTAAAAAGAAGCTAAACTACTCCAGGTATCTGGACCCTTAAACACCTACTCCACAACCAGTTGTCCAAGTTCCACACCATggattaaaattattatttctgtggcaTGTTTACAGTGAGTTGTGTCCTCAGATGTTGGCAGATGTTGCCAACTCTGTAGTCAACAACATCCCTGCACTGTTTTTCATACAAGTACAGACCTGTTCTAAGTACTTCCCTAGAGAGAGGTCTTAACTAGCAACATTGTTGGATCCCTCTCTGATAGTCAAGGGAGACCACCAGTTTTTGAGAAAACACTCCAGAAGTTGAGGGAATTAATATTTCAAACTAGGCAGCACAAGGAAACAGTTGCGAATATAGCTTTTGCAAGGtaaagaatgaaggaaaaaaataattcaaactaaaatattgaaaaagtaTAGTAGGACCCCATCTGAATCTAAGAGTTTAATATAGGAGGTGAAGAGGAGAAACATTATGGGAAATTATATAATTGCCCATAATAATTTACATAATTATGGCTCAGTTCTTGCATAAATGTTGATGTAATAGAAGAGAAACCAAGTTCAAGATAAGAATGTACACTGAGGAATGCTAGATAACATTTAATACTCCTTCTCTGAAGGTAAGGGGACATAAATTAACCATTagtgaaaaaaatccttcctgcAGCCAATATGATCAATTTCATCAACGAAAAGGGATCAGTGTATTCCCCAAATAAACTCAGTACATCAGCCAACCCAGAGATATCCAGTAACTCCCAATCCCAGTTTTGTATTACCAGAGGCCCTTCATGTTGCAACGATTAGTTTGCTTTCGATGTTTGAGAAATGCATTCCCCCATGTTGTTTAGTCACTAGAAGGGGGAAAGATATATTGTAAATTTCAGTATGAGCTTAAAGACTCAAAGTAATTTTTCCTTTACCTCAAGGTATTTCTTTGGGCTATCAACTTAAATTTACTACATAAATCTTTAGGAACGCATTACCACACAACATTTTCCATTCAGTAGTTTTGCTGTAGGCTTTTGTTCAACTCACGAAATACACTGGGGagtgtaaaaaatatttattcaaccTAATTCAACATAACTGTAATTTGCAATACCAAAAACAAGATTTACAACATAGTAACCAAAGTAATGACCATCTGCTACTCAgtttaaatcattttataatccatacagtatttttttttttttttttttttacaatagtTTCAATTTTCAGCAAAGACAATGACCTTTCCCATAGAACAAGTTTCAAGACCGCTAATTTGCATCATTCAATTCTtcaagaaactttaaaaaacagtaataaattgTCTGGAAATATATACAGTGAAGACcactgaaaagctgttttctcgAAATGAGGAATTCTGTAACAAATATGTATTACATTGTTTCAAGACTATTTTACAGAAAGCAGCAACTTGCAGAGGTTGCTACTCTATTTAAAGTTTATATAAAAGTGAGCCCACTAAGACAAATATAATCAGCAGCCTTACAAGATGATAGTAATTCTTCAGTTACAGCAAGAACCTTGAAGTATTTGATATGGATTGAATATATAATTTTCAATACCTGTAGTTTTTTTCAATACTAGGTGGCCATTATATACATTTCTATACAGTTCTAAAATATTACATCTCAGTATTTAAGACAAATCATACTATAGAAAAGGTAccatattttgaatttctttaaGATACATTATTGCAATCAAATATGAAGTTCACTCTGCATTTACTTTGTTTCTggtgaaaagaaatatttacttATGAATACTTCCACtaagttttttttaaactgttttcgttttttttttttttaaacctgcctCCATGCATTTGATGTACTATTATGAACGAGAAAGtaaactgagaaaaaacaaGTTGTTGTAGAGAAAACTCCAGGTACTAAATCTAGGTTAGGTTTGAGATGAATATTAAATGGCCATACTATGTTAGTCAAAATTTAACTTCACAAAACAGTTAATTTCTGTTGaagtttataaatacatcaaataACTGAAGTGCTAATGTCTCCCTCAGCAGGCTACTTCAAACATACTGTAACAGTAGAACTTActgtataaataaattaacttaGGTTATTACACATTTAAGATTTATCTTTTGTTCTCTACAGAATGGGTTCAAGTTGTCTTAAACTGTCTAACCTGCTGGTACGTAGTATACTCAAGTTAGGGACCCAAAGTGTAGTGTCACCCTCCACCAGCCTGTGTTCCTGACTATCCTTCCACTGCAGCTGGCTTGGGCAGAGAAGAGTCCAATCCATATACAGGAGCTGATGTGTGCACCCAGAACTGGAAGTTTAAACTGACAGCTTCCTTCTAAATGTGGCTGTAGTGTTCAATGTTTCCTCACATTTCTGCAATTCTTTTCACTTGTACAGATGCTTACATAATCAAAAGGAACATGAGAACTAAACAATTACTCTAATACTTAACTAGAAAATAAGCAGCTGAAATTCACTTCCCATGTGATTATTTTACTGtgaaggggaaaacaaacaaaagctatcCAGTACCAGttacaaaacagtaaaaaaaaaaaaaaaaaaggccatgaGAAAGTGACACTAGGCACTGCAGAAGATACAACAGGACAGTAAAAATTATCAGCAATAAGAGTCACCTGGAAACCATGCTAATTTTGACAACTAGTACTTAGGTGACTGAAGCTGACATAAGTCCTGCAGTTACCTGTCTTTTGCTGTCTCTGGCCAGCCATTTGAGTATTGCGCACTCCCTGTTTcacaccagcaaaaaaaaaaaaatctttattgaCCAACGTCCCACAATTACTTCTCCTTAGTAATGACTCACATTTCTTCttctaaacaaaagaaaaaagtcccTTCATTGTGTGAAGTGCTGAAATGGATAATAGCCTGGGTgggaaaacagtagaaaaaggCATCTGGATGAGGCCTACATTAACTACAcaatttaaagtgtttttattctgtattcaatactattttttcccccccattcAGCATATTGGCTGTTTCAGAACAACCTGTTTCAGAATCCTGTTGTCCATGAGAAATAcccaaaaataatgaaagcaagTCACATTCTTAGGTTCAGTGGTTTCTGAAAAGATTTATCCTGCCATATGACAGTGCTTTATtatacttaaagaaaaaaaaataggagcagCAACTTATCACAATTCTCCACTACTGTGCAATAATGATGGAACCAATACAACATGGAAACTTGTTAGGTGAGACTGTACGACATCAGAAGATCACAGCTTTATGCACCTTCTTGCTCAGGATAATTTAAGATTTTGCGGTGAGCTTGGCGCAAATACTGTTGCTGTTTGAAGTAAACCTTAAAAGCTCCTTTTATAGCAACAAAAGCAATTCCACcctgaaataaaaagagataCTGAATGTTGTAGGTTTTCAAAATCATATTGTTGCAATGCTCTTTGCAAAAAATTCTTGTTAAAGAAAGCTTCTTTTCCAACCAAatagcattttcttttgaagttcaGCTAATTAGAACAATTTCAAATGATTACAACagaccaagttttcagtcacaATGCAGTACTGCAGAGGTTCAGGTTATATATAAGGGATTACAAACCAGACCTATAGATCCTTTTGAAAGCTCTTATTTCTTAGAGTTTGACAAGTATTCTAGAAGTCAAAATCTATCCTatttaaagaacaaagtaaACCAGATAGACATCTGCTTTCCTCCCTTCTCTGAATATATTATAGATGGCACAAAGGACAATACCTTTCCATAATCAAAGCTGTGAAAGACACCACTTGCCAAAGGCAAGCATGGAGtgaagtaaactttttttttttgcaagtcagcttttattttttttttaagttttaaagaaTTGAGACGAACATAGGTTAAAGTGAGAAGAGACATTAAGAAGCCTTTAGTCTGCATGACTGGTTGTAGTATTACTGTGTCTAACATATGGCAGACGGGTTAGAGTTGGGAAGACACGTTagaattgggaaaaaaaggggacTGAAGTGATAGTCAAATCAACCAGTGATACCACTTTATTAAACTGCATCTGCTTCCTCTGAAAAGGAGGCAAACCAGAGAGGTTATTCACATAGAAAGATTTGTCCTCTCCTTTTCTACCTCCATTCCAGTTCTATGGAGAGTTTATCTTTCCcctcttattaaaataaattaaaaatattcttagaGTAAACACAAGTTAATACAGAAAGGTTGAGAATGTAAACCCCAGTCTTCCCTTACAGAACTTGTTCTTAGAAGATACTGGGTCCTCATCTTCATTATCACCCTTAATTACTGTTAAGAACTGCCTAGCACAGTACCAGATATAGGTTTCAGCCTTGACCAGGAGAGATTAGTTTCAGTCATACGAGGAAAGAAGTCTTTCACACATGATGCTTGCCTACTGCTAAGACAGACAGCtctaaaagaataaaacatcTGTCCACCCTTAATCAAATGCCACTTTCAAGTCCTAGCTCAACttaggctttttatttttcctccctcccccctcaaCACTTCCTATTCCCATATTATAATTGTGAATCAAACAATACTGAATCTTACCAAGATTGTCCTTTGTAAATTTGAGTTAACACTGCTGAACATCAGCTTGCCAACTATTGTGGCAATAGTAGGGAAAACTAGAGCTCCACATAGAATACGTGTAGCAGAGACGTGATCGGCCAAAGGGTTGGCCTCTGCTGGAATACGAGGAACAGGACATCCAATGCCTAAAGGGATGAGTagggaaagaaaagattatATACAGCCACTGCCTTGAATAGCACAGCCCTCCCTCTGCTTCATCATAAATCTACAGCCCACCAACTTCATTATTCAGTTCAGTTACCTTGAGAACTAACCTTTTCAGTGAATATtccatttaaattaaatgactgcattaatttttactttcaaaaatGAAGCCAAGATTTTCAGTAGCTTGTTTCATTACTAAGGCCTTAACTGAAACCATGCTCCTGCTCTTATTGCTCTTCCTTCCCCGCTAAATACTATACAAACACAATCCAAATAAACTGAACATAACAGATGGAAGGTACCATCACCTTCAATTAAGAATGGCAAAACATGACTTATCTCCCATCTCCTAGAGGGGCAAACTCAAGCTtgatatttccttttaaatttatAATCATATTACCTGGAAATATGCTGTTCAAAATTTGGAGTTTATTAGAGTATTTGCGCCACAGTCTGAGCACATAGTCCTCCCAGCGAATCATCTTGCCCAGTATTAGCATAACTGGAATAGTGGGAAGTCcaatcaaaagaaataaaggatcTGCTCTCTCCATGACATCAAGACCTTCTTTGTGACCCACAACCTggtaaatacatatatatgtggacaaacagaaatgaacagaaaacaacttaaaataagtcttttcttttttggaggACTGCCCACACATCAAGTTAACAAAAACCCCACTGTTTTACCTAACGCACTTAGTTTTCCCTTTGCACCTGTGGTTACTTATCAAGCATAATGCAGGTGAGCAAGCTACTAGCCCCAGTTAACAAATCATTAATCTTGTTGAGACCTGAAATACAGATCCCTACCATCTTAAGAAAGGTTTCATGTGCATCTGCATTTGAGtgaagacaaatatttaaaatacaaaaacaaaaagcttcccAAAATGCATAGAACTGACCATTTTGCGAATCACTAATTCTGCAGTCAAACTGATTGTGTGTTGCTTATGAAAGGACAAATTGATAGCCAAGTATTTCAGAATGTTTTAGTCAGAATGTTACCTAGGAAAACCTTATGCAAGAGACCACAGTAATAAAAGTTATTGCTTCTCTAGACAATTCAGTAAGAGgtacattattttccattgTAGTGGAAATAGCTGCAAGTTTCACTTGTACATTACTCAGTTTTACATGTGGTTAATGCTATAATTTTGAAGAACAGTTATTACTGATGTACTAAACTATGCTTCCGACATATGAAGAAAACTTAGCATTTGCAGCCTAAAACTTACAAATTACAACTGCAACACAAGAGTACgtgatagtttaaaaaaaaattctctttcaAAAAAGTGAATCTAACAGGGctgagaacaaaaaagaaaaaaggaaagctctTGAAGAGCTGTGGGAAGTCCACACAGGATCAGTCTGGGAGGGACaccatcctgtgggagggactgCACGTGGAACATGGGCCATgaagagtgaccatgaaggagctgTGGAAATGAAGTGACGTGgactgcctgcagcccccattcccctgcactgcttggaGGGAAAGAAAGTAGAAGAATGTGGATGGGGAGCAAggtgttttcagtttgcttttagtttctcactgctcttaTCTGTTAGCAACAGGCAATTACATTAAACTGCCTCTGCTGAGTCTGTCTTACCCATGACATCAATTAGTAAGGGATCTCCATGTCCTTATCCCAACCCATGAGCCTTTTTTCTCATCATCTCCCCCTGTTCTTTTGAGGAAGGAGAGTAAGAAAGTAGCATGGTAGAGCTGAGCAACTTACTGGTGTGCAACACCACACCTTTCTTTGAAAAGCATTCCATCTTACTCTTGTAGAACACAAAGTTCTATATTCTTTACCACAACTTCTAAAAATAGGCATAACCAGTATTGTTGCCACCAAAAGATTATTCATTCAAAAAAGtattcagcatttttcttccagcttcttACCTTTCTCAACCCAAAATGTGATGTCTAATGTTATCCTTCTCCTTAATAGACCTCCTCCATGCTAAAAAGCCTCACTatcttttttactttaaattactatttttctgttttcagtaacCTTGTACAATTTGTTACTGACTAGACCTACATCTGAAGTCACAATGTCAACCCTGTTTCTCCATCTGAAGCTTAATCTATAAGAAGAGCTTTTGTGCTTCTCCGGCCCTTCAACTGAAGGAAAAGGTCTGGAATGCATCAGAACAGAAATTGTATTAAACCTAGCAAATTTGGAGTGGGAAAGGAATAGAACAGTTCCCTCTTCTCCTAGTTTAACATCcttcattaaaagcaaaaaataagttATTAGACAGCATATCATTCATATGATCAAAAAAATTAAACCAGAAGAAGAAAGTTAATTCTTCAAACCCAAAATTTAACCAGCTTTCTGAATTGCTGTAGGTGTCAAGTTGTAACCATGTGATTGCTCAGCTAGACCCACAACTTGCCATTGCTTAAGGCCAGAATCtcatttcaaaagcaaagcaattacAGAAAggagtatttatttttccatttggttATGTAGTTCTAGAGAAGCTACATAGATCATAAAAGTTCCTGTAGAAAAAGGCCCAGAGTGCAACGAGATAAGGACTAGTACGTTCcactaaattacatttttattaatatagtTGCTTGCAGTGGCCCTGTAAGGGGCCTCCTTTGGAGGAGGTGTTGAAAGTCATTTTGTGTAACTTTTGTGCAGCCACTTGACGCTGGTACCAGGGAGACCACATCAGCTCATTTGGGCTCCAGTTCAACTGGTTATCACATACATTTTTGCTATGAGGTCATGTACAAACAAAGGCAAATAGCACACAGTCTTGAGATGGAGCAATTTGAACTGCATGGCAGTACCACACAGTCCAAGAAACAGTAGGGCCACGTGACTTAAATGGATAAGCACTAGGTTGTATATGTAAACTAAGCTACAATTGTGTACTGTAATACCTAAGCATACAGATACATTTATTGTACAATCTATGTACAACTAGATTTCAGAAGTACTTCTACGCTTTCAGGCAAAACAAAGGTTATGGGCTATAGACGCAGGTATCAACTAAAATGGTAACAAAGGTCCTGCCAGTCTATGAAAAGTTGTCTTTCAGTTGAACTAGGATAGCTGTGAACAATAGTTAATAGTCCAGCACCTGTCAACATCATTTTTATATTCAAGTAGCAAGGTCTCAAGAACAGAAGTAGGACAGTCTTATCAATTAACTAGATAATCTGAATAATGAAAACATACTCTTAATCTGAAGTGGTCTGCATTTGTTGTGTATGCATCAATTGCATCATTCAGAGCATGCACATTTTCCTTCACATAACAAAGGAGAGCTAAGACCGAAAAATTCACTGTCAGCCCTTTGAATGCTACTAGCAAAATTACTTTCTttatctgcagaaaaataaaatcactccttttccaaagaaatggaaaaataggaGTTGCCTACTCATTACTAGTTGTCTGGCACTAATAGCATTTCTTTGAGAATGGAAGTGGGTTCACCAGCCTGTCACAAGCAGAGCAGAAGTAATGAAGTTTCTTAGGTATAGACTGTGCACCCAATTTGAACAGGCATACTTGGCTTGATAGAGTATGAtcagttaaaaagcaaaaagctttcTATCAACCTGTCCTAAATTTATTTGCTAACCACATGCTTTAGCTGctttaatcatttttaatattttaagctAATATTTAATGTAATTCTAACAAAAGAAAGGAGTTCTAATTAactaagtttttattttaaaagccttgCTTTTAAAGACTGATAAGATCTAGAAATGGGGAATAGATGTGTACCTGCATCACTGTCACAGCTCCATACGTAACTGCTGTCCAGTATATAGAGCCCACCATTATTCCAGCTGCAGCAAACGGACATGCCTTTGAGATCAGACGATCTGCAAGATCCAAAACGTAAACAACTGGACCTATGACAGAGGAAAAGTAAGATTTCAAGATGTATGTATAAGCATACTAAAGAAAGCTCTCAGCATCTGTCACTGACAGAAAAGCTCAAACTAGGCAAAACATGAATCTGACATCCCACACGTGCTACTTATGAGAACGTACAGGTAAAAAGCTACTTAGCTAAACTTGCAATTTATTTCTACCTACCATTTCATTCATAGCAACATCTTCTGAGGGATAAATACACTCCTTACAGCACTGACTAATTTACACTGCTAGAATTGACTTAGCTCCCTTTGTGCATGTTgaatcaaaatcattttttttttttttgtagaagtcGTTTTAGTCTTAATGGCTTTTTTGTTAAAATACTTtagttttcaaaaggaaaaactacCAATCAGTTAAAGTGTACTCCCTAGGTGAAGCTGTCAAAGATCAGCATAAGAATGTTGTCACTAAACGTCATCCTACTCCACAGCAAGAAGTAGCAGCCAAGATAAAAGATTCCTTCCACTGGAAAGAGTTGGATTgcattcagtttctttttttttttttttttttaaaaacaagatgaCCTCTCAAATATTGGAGGAAAAAACCTCTTCCTGGGTTATTTAGTGCCTTTGACAACAACGCACAAATAGAGTTCATTTTGTTCATGGACAGCTGCAATTTCCAGGACTTGCGCAGAGCAATATATTACCCTAACTTTGATGAGATAAGCTGGGGCATGTTCACAGCTTTTCTTTGTAAGACTGCATGAGAATCAGCAAAGCAAAAGTCAAAATTTGAAGAGTCTAGAAGGTATGTGTGAAAGTGAGAAAGGTTGTCACCATGATCACATTCCACACTTCTTTTGTATTTGTCAAACTTATCAGCATCAGCAGAAAAGTactattttcatttcatgttttaaaacaagGACTTCAGGATGTATTATATAACTTGTCAGAAAGTAAACATAGCTGTTGACTACTTGTGCACACTTCTCACTATGCTGTGGACATGATTCTACATAAAGACTTCCTCCTCCAGTTCATAATGTTAATTTTTCCTGTTAGATaccttctactttttttttttttgcatactaTTTGTACAGCAATAGCATCCAGAGACTTCATACAAGgattgcaactttttttttttttttaactgtgcaAATGTTATACTCAAGACCTGCAATTTAAACACAATCTAGCTTACATGCAGGCTTGGCAGAAGTAATTGTACATATGGCTAAGTTATGTATCTGTCCAGCAGGCAGTGCTGAGTAACTAACTTGGGCAGAACTGTGCTTATTTAACTTGCTAATCCAG is a genomic window containing:
- the MARCHF5 gene encoding E3 ubiquitin-protein ligase MARCHF5 isoform X2, with translation MSEQPGLALQQTMDRSCWVCFATDEDDRTAEWVRPCRCRGSTKWVHQTCLQRWVDEKQRGNSTARVACPQCNAEYLIVFPKLDRLISKACPFAAAGIMVGSIYWTAVTYGAVTVMQVVGHKEGLDVMERADPLFLLIGLPTIPVMLILGKMIRWEDYVLRLWRKYSNKLQILNSIFPGIGCPVPRIPAEANPLADHVSATRILCGALVFPTIATIVGKLMFSSVNSNLQRTILGGIAFVAIKGAFKVYFKQQQYLRQAHRKILNYPEQEGA
- the MARCHF5 gene encoding E3 ubiquitin-protein ligase MARCHF5 isoform X1, whose translation is MSEQPGLALQQTMDRSCWVCFATDEDDRTAEWVRPCRCRGSTKWVHQTCLQRWVDEKQRGNSTARVACPQCNAEYLIVFPKLGPVVYVLDLADRLISKACPFAAAGIMVGSIYWTAVTYGAVTVMQVVGHKEGLDVMERADPLFLLIGLPTIPVMLILGKMIRWEDYVLRLWRKYSNKLQILNSIFPGIGCPVPRIPAEANPLADHVSATRILCGALVFPTIATIVGKLMFSSVNSNLQRTILGGIAFVAIKGAFKVYFKQQQYLRQAHRKILNYPEQEGA